In the bacterium genome, GGACCTCTGTGGCTTCTCCTAGCGCAGCACCCGAGCGCCTCGTCGCCCCGGACGCGGCCCTCCTGGCCGACGTGCTCGAGTGGGACGTGGTGACGTGGTCGCGGGCCGTGCGCTGCTGGTGCGCGGCCGGCCTGCCCGGACCCGGCCGGACCGTCGTCGACCTGGGTTCGCGACGCGGCGGCCTCTCCCTCCTCTTCGCCCGCGACGGCGCCCACGTCGTCTGCTCGGATCTGGACGGGCCCTCGCCCGAGGCCCGCGCCCTGCACGAACGCCACGGCGTCGCCGACCGGGTCGACTACCGGGCCCTGGACGCCACCGCCCTCGACCTGCCCGACCGCTCGGTCGACGCCGTGTGCTTCAAGTCGGTGCTGGGCGGGGTGGGGCGCGACGACAACTTCGTCGCGCAGCGGAAGGCCCTGGCCGAGATCCGGCGCGTGCTGGTGCCGGGGGGCCGGCTGTACTTCGCCGAGAACCTGACCGCCTCGCCCCTGCACGGCTTCCTGCGCCGCTGCTTCATCCCCTGGGGCGGCGCCTGGCGCTACGTTTCCCTGGCCGAGATGGCCGTCCTGCTGGCGGACTTCGAGGTGCGCACGCTGGCGGCGACGGGATTCTGGGCCACCTTCGGCCGCAGCAACGCCCAGCGCGACGCCCTCGCCCGGCTCGACCGCCTCGTCGCCCCCGTGGTGCCCCGCGCGTGGCGCTACGTGGCCTACGGCGTGGCCGACGTGCCCAACGCCGGCTAGTTCGCCTACCGGGTCAGATCGGTCGCCTTCGCGTCGCCGCGCCCGCGGGGCGGGAAGAGCAGCCCCCGCAGGAAACCCAGGCCGTAGCCGAAGTGGTAGCAGAAGAACGCCACGGGCAGCAGCGGCGCCAGCCGCCAGCCCCGGCGGCGGCCCACCGACACCGTCCCGGCCAGCACGAAGAGCAGGTACGCCGCGGCCCACAGCCCGAACAGGACCAGGGCCGGACGCCAGACGACTCCCGCGACCAGCGAGACGATCCCCGCCGCGACGAATCCCGCCGGCACCAGGTGCCGCAGCGAAGCCGGCGACCCGTGCCGCGCGATGACGGCGGGCTTCCAGTACCCGTACTGGTAGTACTGCCGGAAGAGGCGGCCGAAGCTGTTGCGCGGGTGGTACCACGAACGGATGCGGGGATCCTGCCAGATGACGCCGCCCGCGCGCCGCAGCCTGTAGTTCAGCTCGTCGTCCTGGTTGCGCACCAGACCCTCGTCGAAGAGCCCGATCTCCAGCAGCGTCTCCCGCCGCCAGC is a window encoding:
- a CDS encoding class I SAM-dependent methyltransferase — its product is TSVASPSAAPERLVAPDAALLADVLEWDVVTWSRAVRCWCAAGLPGPGRTVVDLGSRRGGLSLLFARDGAHVVCSDLDGPSPEARALHERHGVADRVDYRALDATALDLPDRSVDAVCFKSVLGGVGRDDNFVAQRKALAEIRRVLVPGGRLYFAENLTASPLHGFLRRCFIPWGGAWRYVSLAEMAVLLADFEVRTLAATGFWATFGRSNAQRDALARLDRLVAPVVPRAWRYVAYGVADVPNAG
- a CDS encoding glycosyltransferase, producing MTEAEPRAAAAEKPTVTIIVPCRNEAGFIGPFLDDLAGQTGLATPPEIIIADGESDDGTRGIIESRRERLPGLRVLANPERIVSTGLNRAIREARGEFIIRMDVHTTYAEDYCAACLAAIRRTGAANVGGPARTRAQGAVAEAIAAAYASRFAVGGARFHFADYEGEVDTVTYGCWRRETLLEIGLFDEGLVRNQDDELNYRLRRAGGVIWQDPRIRSWYHPRNSFGRLFRQYYQYGYWKPAVIARHGSPASLRHLVPAGFVAAGIVSLVAGVVWRPALVLFGLWAAAYLLFVLAGTVSVGRRRGWRLAPLLPVAFFCYHFGYGLGFLRGLLFPPRGRGDAKATDLTR